A window of Amycolatopsis australiensis contains these coding sequences:
- a CDS encoding riboflavin synthase, protein MFTGIVEEIGEVTAVEQLTNAARLRVRGPLVTSDAGHGDSIAVSGVCLTVVEVAGGEFTVDVVHETLQRSSLAKVAVGDRVNLERATPAGGRLGGHIMQGHVDGTGVFLGRDENGVTTFALPKHLSRYVVEKGSIAVDGVSLTVAAIGDEQFSVALIPTTLEATTLGRREAGDLVNLEVDVVAKYVEKLAEAHIRDQVHNRDGGTEERS, encoded by the coding sequence GTGTTCACCGGCATAGTCGAGGAGATCGGCGAGGTCACCGCGGTCGAGCAGCTGACCAATGCGGCACGGCTGCGCGTACGCGGCCCGCTGGTCACCAGCGACGCGGGACACGGCGACTCGATCGCGGTCAGCGGGGTGTGCCTCACGGTCGTCGAGGTGGCGGGCGGCGAGTTCACCGTCGACGTCGTGCACGAGACGCTGCAGCGCTCGAGCCTGGCCAAGGTCGCGGTCGGCGACCGGGTCAACCTGGAGCGCGCCACCCCGGCGGGCGGCCGGCTCGGCGGGCACATCATGCAGGGCCACGTCGACGGGACCGGCGTGTTCCTCGGCCGCGACGAAAACGGCGTCACGACGTTCGCGCTGCCGAAGCACCTGTCCCGGTACGTGGTCGAGAAGGGGTCGATCGCGGTCGACGGCGTGTCGCTGACGGTCGCGGCGATCGGCGACGAGCAGTTCTCGGTCGCCCTGATCCCGACCACCCTGGAAGCGACGACGCTGGGCCGCCGCGAGGCGGGCGACCTGGTCAACCTCGAGGTCGACGTGGTCGCGAAGTACGTGGAAAAGCTGGCCGAGGCACACATCCGCGACCAGGTGCACAATCGGGACGGCGGCACGGAGGAGCGGTCATGA
- a CDS encoding bifunctional 3,4-dihydroxy-2-butanone-4-phosphate synthase/GTP cyclohydrolase II has protein sequence MSETSAAEPEAGWTPCGTGAAFDADAIERAIADIAAGRPVVVVDDEDRENEGDLIFAAEKATPELLAFMVRYTSGYVCVALTEAEADRLDLPPMYHTNQDARGTAYSVTVDAAEGISTGISAADRAHTIRLLADPSSTAKDFRRPGHVVPLRAKEGGVLRRPGHTEASVDLARMAGLAPAGVLCEIVSQKDEGDMARRDELEVFAADHDLAIITIADLIAYRRRTEKQVERVAEARIPLAAGTFRAVGYDSLLDGIEHVAFVYGEIGDGQDILVRVHSECLTGDVFGSLRCDCGPQLEAALEAVAAEGRGVVLYIRGHEGRGIGLLHKLQAYQLQDDGADTVDANLALGVPADARDYGTGAQILCDLGVRTMRLLSNNPAKRIGLEGYGLRVTGRVPLPISPNPENLRYLRTKRDRMGHDLAQLEHYDQVGAGPEHADGGAQ, from the coding sequence ATGAGTGAGACGAGCGCGGCAGAGCCCGAGGCGGGCTGGACCCCGTGCGGCACCGGGGCGGCGTTCGACGCCGACGCCATCGAGCGGGCGATCGCGGACATCGCGGCCGGGCGACCGGTCGTCGTGGTCGACGACGAGGACCGCGAGAACGAGGGCGACCTCATCTTCGCCGCGGAGAAGGCGACGCCGGAGCTGCTGGCGTTCATGGTCCGCTACACCTCGGGCTACGTGTGCGTGGCGCTGACCGAGGCCGAGGCGGACCGGCTGGACCTGCCGCCGATGTACCACACGAACCAGGACGCGCGGGGCACCGCCTACAGCGTCACGGTCGACGCCGCGGAGGGCATCAGCACCGGCATCTCCGCCGCGGACCGCGCGCACACGATCCGGCTGCTGGCCGACCCGTCGTCGACGGCGAAGGACTTCCGGCGTCCCGGGCACGTCGTGCCGTTGCGGGCCAAGGAAGGCGGCGTGCTGCGGCGGCCGGGGCACACCGAGGCGTCGGTCGACCTGGCCCGGATGGCGGGGCTCGCCCCGGCGGGCGTGCTGTGCGAGATCGTGTCGCAGAAGGACGAAGGCGACATGGCCCGCCGCGACGAGCTCGAGGTCTTCGCGGCCGACCACGACCTCGCGATCATCACCATCGCGGACCTGATCGCCTACCGCCGCCGCACCGAGAAGCAGGTCGAGCGGGTCGCCGAAGCGCGGATCCCCCTGGCTGCGGGCACGTTCCGCGCGGTGGGATATGACTCGCTGCTGGACGGCATCGAGCACGTCGCGTTCGTCTACGGCGAAATCGGCGACGGCCAGGACATCCTGGTGCGCGTCCACTCGGAGTGCCTGACCGGCGACGTCTTCGGCTCGCTGCGCTGCGACTGCGGCCCCCAGCTGGAAGCGGCGCTGGAGGCGGTCGCGGCCGAGGGCCGTGGCGTCGTGCTCTACATCCGCGGCCACGAGGGCCGCGGCATCGGGCTGCTGCACAAGCTGCAGGCCTACCAGCTGCAGGACGACGGCGCCGACACGGTGGACGCGAACCTCGCGCTGGGCGTCCCGGCCGACGCCCGCGACTACGGCACGGGCGCGCAGATCCTCTGCGACCTCGGCGTCCGCACCATGCGGCTGCTGTCGAACAACCCGGCCAAGCGGATCGGGCTGGAGGGCTACGGCCTGCGCGTCACCGGGCGCGTGCCGCTGCCGATCTCGCCGAACCCGGAGAACCTGCGCTACCTGCGGACCAAGCGCGACCGGATGGGCCACGACCTGGCGCAGCTGGAGCACTACGACCAGGTCGGCGCCGGCCCCGAGCACGCCGATGGAGGAGCACAGTGA
- the ribH gene encoding 6,7-dimethyl-8-ribityllumazine synthase, which yields MSGEGRPDVSLDLSDCKALKLGIVATRWNADITDVLLERALAAAREAGLEEEPTVVHVAGAIELPVVAQALARSHDAVVALGVVIRGGTPHFEYVCDAVTAGLTRVALDESTPVGNGVLTCDTHEQAVDRSGRPGAKEDKGYEATVAALDTAHVLRSLRQPWTERGFV from the coding sequence GTGAGCGGCGAAGGCCGTCCCGACGTTTCGCTGGACCTGTCCGACTGCAAGGCCCTCAAGCTCGGCATCGTGGCGACCCGCTGGAACGCGGACATCACCGACGTCCTGCTGGAGCGTGCGCTGGCCGCGGCCCGCGAAGCCGGGCTGGAAGAGGAGCCGACCGTCGTGCACGTCGCGGGCGCGATCGAGCTTCCGGTGGTGGCGCAGGCGCTGGCCCGCAGCCACGACGCGGTGGTCGCGCTGGGCGTGGTCATCCGCGGCGGCACCCCGCACTTCGAGTACGTGTGCGACGCGGTGACGGCGGGGCTGACCAGGGTGGCGCTGGACGAGAGCACCCCGGTCGGCAACGGCGTCCTGACGTGCGACACGCACGAGCAGGCGGTGGACCGGTCGGGCCGCCCGGGCGCCAAGGAGGACAAGGGCTACGAGGCGACGGTGGCGGCACTGGACACGGCCCACGTGCTGCGGAGCCTGCGCCAGCCGTGGACCGAGCGGGGTTTCGTGTGA
- a CDS encoding PH domain-containing protein: MIMCSVLAVALLAVFVVVAVLLRNGNTGVHFQRSDQAAMVGIGILLAAGVMLFAIARVRADAEGIEVRNVLVTRRFAWHEVLSVSFPDGASWARLELPDDEYHAVMAIQAVDRGRAVEAVRALRKLHRAATGG, encoded by the coding sequence ATGATCATGTGCAGCGTGCTGGCGGTGGCGCTGCTGGCGGTGTTCGTGGTGGTGGCGGTGCTGCTGCGCAACGGCAACACGGGCGTCCACTTCCAGCGGTCCGACCAGGCGGCGATGGTCGGCATCGGGATCCTGCTGGCGGCGGGCGTGATGCTGTTCGCGATCGCCCGCGTGCGGGCCGACGCGGAGGGCATCGAGGTCCGGAACGTGCTGGTGACCCGCCGCTTCGCGTGGCACGAGGTGCTGTCGGTGAGCTTCCCGGACGGCGCGTCGTGGGCCCGGCTGGAACTGCCGGACGACGAGTACCACGCGGTGATGGCGATCCAGGCGGTGGACCGCGGCCGCGCGGTGGAAGCGGTGCGGGCACTGCGAAAACTGCACCGCGCGGCAACGGGCGGCTGA
- a CDS encoding exodeoxyribonuclease III, which yields MRIATWNVNSIVPRLPRVLDWLEKTAPDVLCLQELKNTTEAFPAAEIEALGYEVAAYGLGRWNGVGIVSRVGLSEVVRGLPGEPQFDGAAEARAIGATCGGVRVWSVYVPNGREPANPHYQYKLEWLEALRSLVASEVAADRPFAVLGDFNVAPTDADVWDITLFAESTHVTKPEREALARLRDLGLSDVFPRPLKYDHPFTYWDYRAGNFPNNKGMRIDLVYGNAAFTGAVKDSYVDREARKGKGPSDHAPIVVDLDL from the coding sequence ATGCGGATCGCCACCTGGAACGTGAACTCCATCGTCCCCCGCCTGCCCCGCGTGCTCGACTGGCTGGAGAAGACGGCGCCGGACGTGCTGTGCCTGCAGGAGCTGAAGAACACGACCGAGGCGTTCCCGGCGGCGGAGATCGAGGCGCTGGGCTACGAGGTCGCGGCGTACGGGCTGGGGCGCTGGAACGGCGTGGGCATCGTGTCGCGGGTGGGGCTGTCCGAGGTCGTGCGCGGGCTGCCGGGCGAGCCGCAGTTCGACGGCGCCGCCGAAGCCCGCGCGATCGGGGCGACCTGCGGCGGGGTCCGGGTGTGGTCGGTGTACGTGCCCAACGGACGTGAGCCGGCCAACCCGCACTACCAGTACAAGCTGGAGTGGCTGGAGGCGTTGCGGTCGCTGGTCGCTTCGGAGGTCGCGGCCGATCGGCCGTTCGCGGTGCTGGGCGACTTCAACGTGGCGCCGACGGACGCGGACGTCTGGGACATCACGCTGTTCGCGGAGTCGACGCACGTGACGAAGCCGGAGCGGGAGGCGCTGGCCCGGCTGCGCGATCTCGGGTTGTCGGACGTGTTCCCGCGGCCGCTGAAGTACGACCACCCGTTCACGTACTGGGACTACCGGGCCGGGAACTTCCCGAACAACAAGGGCATGCGGATCGATCTGGTGTACGGGAACGCGGCGTTCACCGGCGCGGTCAAGGATTCCTATGTGGACCGCGAGGCCCGGAAGGGCAAGGGACCGTCGGACCACGCGCCGATCGTGGTGGACCTGGACCTCTGA
- a CDS encoding S1 family peptidase — protein sequence MSSLRLLGAASAAAVALTLAGGAVASAGVQPDIVGGGTAPAVSWGAQVYVNTPGRDYQGFNCSGTVVAARWVMTAVHCLDQDGSGMYVRVGSNTLLSGTKIAVDGEHESPNGDIALLHLASATSAAPIALGSSDPATGSTNQIYGWGRTTPTGPPATSLKTANVQVTGRSTDAYGGRAIQSVGIDGSAWKGDSGGPQVSGGVQVGVASTVQNQSGTNTRGTNNYASVAASRSWIRTTAGV from the coding sequence GTGAGCTCTCTCCGTCTCCTCGGCGCCGCGTCCGCGGCCGCCGTCGCGCTGACCCTCGCGGGCGGCGCCGTCGCTTCCGCCGGCGTCCAGCCGGACATCGTCGGCGGCGGCACCGCCCCCGCCGTCTCGTGGGGCGCGCAGGTGTACGTGAACACGCCCGGGCGCGACTACCAGGGCTTCAACTGCTCGGGCACGGTCGTCGCCGCGCGCTGGGTCATGACGGCGGTGCACTGCCTCGACCAGGACGGCTCGGGCATGTACGTCCGGGTCGGCAGCAACACGCTGCTGTCGGGCACGAAGATCGCCGTCGACGGCGAGCACGAGTCCCCGAACGGCGACATCGCGCTGCTGCACCTGGCGTCCGCGACCAGCGCGGCGCCGATCGCGCTCGGCAGCTCCGACCCGGCCACCGGCAGCACCAACCAGATCTACGGCTGGGGCCGCACCACCCCGACCGGCCCGCCGGCGACGTCGCTGAAGACGGCGAACGTCCAGGTCACCGGCCGGTCGACGGACGCCTACGGCGGCCGCGCGATCCAGAGCGTCGGCATCGACGGCTCGGCGTGGAAGGGCGACTCGGGCGGGCCGCAGGTGTCCGGCGGGGTGCAGGTGGGCGTCGCGTCGACGGTCCAGAACCAGAGCGGGACGAACACGCGCGGCACGAACAACTACGCGAGCGTGGCCGCCAGCCGGTCGTGGATCCGGACGACCGCGGGCGTCTGA
- the uvrC gene encoding excinuclease ABC subunit UvrC — protein MADPTTYRPAPGSIPEAPGVYKFRDASKRVIYVGKAKSLRSRLNSYFADLSGLHPRTRQMVTTAASVEWTVVTTEVEALQLEYNWIKEFDPRFNVRYRDDKSYPVLAVTLNEEFPRLHVYRGARKKGVRYFGPYSHAWAIRETLDLLLRVFPARTCSAGVFRRHGQIGRPCLLGYIDKCSAPCVGRVSAEEHRDIVEDFCDFLAGKTDVMIKRLEAEMAAASEDLEFERAARLRDDLGALRRAMEKQAVVFGDGTDADVVAFAHDELEAAVQVFHVRGGRVRGQRGWVIDKAEEMDVKALVDHFITQFYGEQAELDARDDVDSGPVVPREVLVPELPADADALAEWLSGLRGSKVQLRVPQRGDKKALAETVERNAGEAFTQHKLRRAGDLTARSAALTELQEFLALDTAPLRIECIDISHIQGSDVVASLVVFEDGLARKSEYRRFALREAATEGDVASIAEVVRRRFYRYLKETAEDTDKPGLDPETGRPKKFAYPPNLLVVDGAGPQATAAADVLAELGITDIAVVGLAKRLEEVWLPADPDPVILPRTSEALYLLQRLRDEAHRFAITYHREKRSKRMQTSELDSVPGLGQARRTALIKHFGSVKKLKQARIEEIEAVPGFGRRTAEAVVAALAGESGAGSGTEAGE, from the coding sequence GTGGCTGACCCGACCACCTACCGACCCGCTCCGGGAAGCATCCCGGAGGCCCCTGGCGTGTACAAGTTCCGCGACGCGTCGAAGCGGGTCATCTACGTCGGCAAGGCGAAAAGCCTGCGCAGCAGGCTGAACTCCTACTTCGCCGACCTCTCCGGCCTGCACCCGCGCACCCGCCAGATGGTGACGACGGCGGCGAGCGTCGAATGGACCGTCGTCACCACCGAGGTCGAGGCGCTCCAGCTCGAGTACAACTGGATCAAGGAGTTCGACCCGCGGTTCAACGTCCGCTACCGCGACGACAAGAGCTACCCGGTGCTCGCGGTGACGCTGAACGAGGAGTTCCCGCGCCTGCACGTCTACCGCGGCGCCCGCAAGAAGGGCGTCCGCTACTTCGGGCCGTACTCGCACGCGTGGGCCATCCGCGAGACGCTCGACCTGCTGCTGCGCGTGTTCCCGGCCCGCACCTGCTCGGCCGGGGTGTTCCGGCGGCACGGCCAGATCGGCCGTCCCTGCCTGCTCGGCTACATCGACAAGTGCTCGGCGCCGTGCGTGGGCCGCGTTTCGGCCGAGGAGCACCGGGACATCGTCGAGGACTTCTGCGACTTCCTCGCGGGCAAGACCGACGTCATGATCAAGCGCCTGGAAGCGGAGATGGCGGCCGCTTCCGAGGACCTCGAGTTCGAGCGCGCCGCCCGGCTGCGTGACGACCTCGGCGCGCTGCGGCGGGCCATGGAGAAGCAGGCCGTGGTGTTCGGCGACGGCACCGACGCCGACGTCGTGGCGTTCGCGCACGACGAACTGGAGGCGGCCGTCCAGGTCTTCCACGTGCGCGGCGGCCGGGTCCGCGGCCAGCGCGGCTGGGTGATCGACAAGGCCGAGGAGATGGACGTCAAGGCGCTGGTCGACCACTTCATCACCCAGTTCTACGGCGAGCAGGCCGAGCTGGACGCCCGTGACGACGTCGACTCCGGTCCGGTCGTGCCGCGTGAGGTGCTGGTGCCCGAGCTGCCCGCGGACGCGGACGCGCTCGCCGAGTGGCTGTCCGGGCTGCGTGGCTCGAAGGTCCAGCTGCGGGTGCCGCAGCGCGGCGACAAGAAGGCGCTGGCCGAGACCGTCGAGCGCAACGCGGGGGAGGCGTTCACCCAGCACAAGCTGCGCCGCGCCGGCGACCTGACGGCCCGCTCGGCGGCGCTGACCGAGCTGCAGGAGTTCCTGGCCCTCGACACCGCGCCGCTGCGCATCGAGTGCATCGACATCAGCCACATCCAGGGCAGCGACGTCGTGGCGTCGCTCGTGGTGTTCGAGGACGGGCTCGCGCGCAAGTCCGAGTACCGCCGGTTCGCGTTGCGCGAGGCGGCCACCGAGGGCGACGTCGCCTCGATCGCCGAGGTCGTGCGGCGCCGGTTCTACCGCTACCTCAAGGAAACCGCGGAGGACACGGACAAGCCCGGCCTCGACCCGGAGACCGGACGGCCGAAGAAGTTCGCCTACCCGCCGAACCTGCTGGTCGTCGACGGCGCGGGCCCGCAGGCCACCGCGGCCGCGGACGTGCTGGCCGAGCTGGGGATCACCGACATCGCCGTCGTCGGGCTGGCGAAGCGGCTGGAAGAGGTGTGGCTGCCCGCCGACCCCGATCCGGTGATCCTGCCCCGGACGTCGGAGGCGCTGTACCTGCTGCAGCGCCTGCGTGACGAGGCCCACCGCTTCGCCATCACCTACCACCGCGAGAAGCGCTCCAAGCGGATGCAGACGTCCGAATTGGACAGTGTGCCCGGGCTGGGGCAGGCTCGCCGCACCGCGCTGATCAAGCACTTCGGCTCGGTGAAGAAGCTCAAGCAGGCCAGGATCGAGGAGATCGAGGCGGTGCCCGGCTTCGGCAGGCGCACCGCGGAGGCCGTGGTCGCCGCGCTGGCCGGGGAGTCCGGCGCCGGCAGCGGCACAGAAGCAGGGGAGTAG
- the rapZ gene encoding RNase adapter RapZ: MEVAVVSGLSGAGRSTAAKCLEDLGWFVVDNLPPELIATMVELGAQARGAITKVAVVMDVRSRAFTDDLASVIKDLDARGYKPRVLFLEATDAVLVRRFEAVRRGHPMQGDGRLADGITAERALLEPLREEADLVLDTSSLSVHDLRAKIEDAFGSEASTQTRVTVLSFGYKYGLPMDADLVMDVRFLPNPFWIPELREHTGLDGEVRNYVLSQEGAEEFLDRYHQLLRLIGAGYKREGKRYLTLAVGCTGGKHRSVALSEELAQRLSNEDGMAVKVVHRDLGRE; this comes from the coding sequence ATGGAGGTCGCGGTCGTGTCCGGGCTGTCCGGGGCGGGCCGCAGCACGGCGGCCAAATGCCTGGAGGACCTGGGCTGGTTCGTCGTCGACAACCTGCCCCCGGAGCTGATCGCCACCATGGTCGAGCTGGGCGCGCAGGCGCGCGGCGCGATCACGAAGGTCGCGGTGGTGATGGACGTGCGCTCGCGCGCGTTCACCGACGACCTGGCCTCGGTGATCAAGGACCTCGACGCCCGCGGCTACAAGCCGCGCGTGCTGTTCCTGGAGGCGACCGACGCCGTGCTGGTCCGGCGCTTCGAGGCCGTCCGCCGCGGCCACCCGATGCAGGGCGACGGCCGCCTCGCCGACGGCATCACCGCCGAGCGGGCGCTGCTGGAGCCGCTGCGCGAAGAGGCCGACCTGGTGCTCGACACGTCTTCGCTGTCGGTGCACGACCTGCGCGCCAAGATCGAGGACGCCTTCGGCTCGGAGGCGAGCACCCAGACCCGGGTCACCGTGCTGTCGTTCGGTTACAAGTACGGCCTGCCGATGGACGCCGACCTGGTCATGGACGTCCGGTTCCTGCCCAACCCGTTCTGGATCCCGGAGCTGCGCGAACACACGGGCCTCGACGGCGAGGTCCGCAACTACGTCCTCTCGCAGGAGGGCGCCGAGGAGTTCCTCGACCGCTACCACCAGCTGCTGCGCCTGATCGGCGCCGGCTACAAGCGCGAGGGCAAGCGGTACCTGACGCTCGCCGTCGGCTGCACCGGCGGCAAGCACCGCAGCGTGGCGCTGTCCGAGGAGCTCGCCCAGCGCCTGTCCAATGAGGACGGTATGGCCGTGAAGGTGGTGCACCGCGACCTTGGTCGTGAATAA
- a CDS encoding gluconeogenesis factor YvcK family protein has protein sequence MRAVALGGGHGLHATLSAVRRVTPDVTAVVTVADDGGSSGRLRRELGLLPPGDLRQAFAAFAAEDGGTLWAEVFQHRFGGDGALAGHAVGNLLLAGLFEVLGDPVAALDEACRLMGVSGRVLPMSPEPLEIEGLVSGLDSEDPAALRTIRGQVAVATTPGQVRRVSLRSSGRPGRPPLACDEAVEAVLNADVVFLGPGSWFTSVLPHLLVPGLRDALVRTTATKVLVLNLVPQPGETAGFSPERHLDVLFEHAPDLRVDAVIADRDSVPDPANLRRAAERLGGRAHLGAVADPVVAGRHDPDALARTMREALGLGRDGEHGGGAEGREGQ, from the coding sequence GTGCGCGCGGTCGCCCTCGGGGGCGGCCACGGGCTGCACGCCACGTTGTCCGCGGTGCGGCGGGTGACCCCCGACGTCACCGCGGTCGTCACCGTGGCCGACGACGGCGGCTCGTCCGGGCGGCTGCGGCGCGAGCTCGGGCTGCTGCCGCCGGGCGACCTCCGGCAGGCCTTCGCCGCCTTCGCGGCCGAGGACGGCGGCACGCTGTGGGCGGAAGTCTTCCAGCACCGCTTCGGCGGCGACGGCGCGCTGGCCGGGCACGCGGTGGGGAACCTGCTGCTGGCCGGGCTCTTCGAGGTGCTCGGCGACCCGGTCGCCGCGCTCGACGAGGCCTGCCGCCTGATGGGCGTCTCGGGCCGCGTGCTGCCGATGTCGCCGGAGCCGCTGGAGATCGAGGGCCTGGTCAGCGGCCTCGACAGCGAGGATCCGGCGGCCCTGCGCACGATCCGCGGCCAGGTCGCGGTGGCGACGACGCCCGGGCAGGTGCGGCGCGTCAGCCTGCGCTCGAGCGGCCGCCCCGGCCGTCCGCCGCTGGCGTGCGACGAAGCGGTCGAGGCCGTGCTGAACGCCGACGTGGTGTTCCTCGGGCCCGGCTCGTGGTTCACCAGCGTCCTGCCGCACCTGCTCGTGCCGGGCCTCCGCGACGCGCTCGTGCGCACGACCGCGACGAAGGTCCTCGTGCTCAACCTTGTCCCCCAGCCGGGGGAAACCGCGGGATTCTCCCCGGAGCGGCATCTGGACGTACTCTTCGAGCACGCGCCCGATCTGCGGGTCGACGCGGTGATCGCGGACCGCGATTCCGTGCCCGACCCGGCGAATCTCCGGCGCGCGGCGGAACGGCTCGGCGGGCGCGCGCACCTGGGGGCGGTCGCCGACCCGGTAGTGGCGGGACGGCATGATCCTGATGCGCTCGCGCGGACGATGCGGGAGGCTCTCGGTCTCGGCAGGGACGGGGAGCACGGGGGAGGAGCGGAAGGCAGGGAGGGGCAGTAA
- the whiA gene encoding DNA-binding protein WhiA, producing the protein MAMTAAVKDELSRLEITKIGPRRAEVASLLRFAGGLHIVAGRVVVEAELDTGSVARRLRKEIHELYGHHSDVHVITASGGLRKGTRYVVRVVKDGEGLARQTGLIDQRGRPVRGLPAAVVSGGVADAEAAWRGAFLAHGSLTEPGRSSSLEVTCPGPEAALALVGAARRMGIQAKSREVRGADRVVVRDGDAIGALLTRLGAHASVLQWEERRMRREVRATANRLANFDDANLRRSARAAVAAAARVERALEILGDTAPDHLLAAGKLRLSNRQASLEELGQLSDPQMTKDAVAGRIRRLLAMADKRAKDLGIPDTESAVTPEMLEEEDA; encoded by the coding sequence ATGGCGATGACCGCCGCGGTGAAGGACGAGCTGAGCCGGCTGGAGATCACGAAGATCGGGCCGCGCCGGGCGGAGGTCGCGTCGCTGCTTCGCTTCGCCGGCGGGCTGCACATCGTGGCCGGCCGGGTGGTCGTGGAGGCGGAGCTGGACACGGGCTCGGTCGCGCGACGGCTGCGCAAGGAGATCCACGAGCTGTACGGCCACCATTCGGACGTCCACGTCATCACCGCCAGCGGCGGGCTGCGCAAGGGCACCCGGTACGTCGTGCGCGTGGTCAAGGACGGTGAGGGCCTGGCCCGGCAGACCGGGCTGATCGACCAGCGCGGCCGCCCGGTGCGCGGGCTGCCCGCGGCCGTGGTGTCCGGCGGAGTGGCCGACGCGGAAGCGGCGTGGCGGGGCGCGTTCCTCGCGCACGGGTCGCTGACCGAGCCGGGCCGCTCGTCGTCGCTCGAGGTGACCTGCCCGGGCCCGGAAGCGGCGCTGGCCCTGGTGGGCGCGGCCCGCCGGATGGGCATCCAGGCGAAGTCCCGCGAAGTCCGCGGCGCCGACCGCGTGGTGGTCCGCGACGGCGACGCGATCGGCGCGCTGCTGACGCGGCTGGGCGCGCACGCGAGCGTCCTGCAGTGGGAAGAGCGGCGGATGCGCCGCGAGGTCCGCGCGACGGCGAACCGGCTGGCGAACTTCGACGACGCGAACCTGCGCCGCTCGGCCCGCGCCGCGGTGGCGGCGGCGGCCCGCGTGGAGCGCGCGCTGGAGATCCTGGGCGACACGGCCCCGGACCACCTCCTGGCGGCGGGCAAGCTGCGGCTGTCGAACCGCCAGGCGTCGCTGGAGGAGCTGGGCCAGCTGTCGGACCCCCAGATGACGAAGGACGCGGTGGCGGGCCGCATCCGCCGCCTGCTGGCGATGGCGGACAAGCGGGCGAAGGACCTGGGGATCCCGGACACGGAGTCCGCGGTCACGCCGGAGATGCTCGAGGAAGAAGACGCCTGA
- a CDS encoding glucosyl-3-phosphoglycerate synthase yields MLQVSPEIGTWLTRRSGKAGDWTTRELVAAKRGTTVSVVIPARNEEATVGAIVAAIRDDLLGTLVDEILVVDSHSTDATAEVAAAAGAAVVAQDSVFPMLEGLPGKGEALWKGVAATSGDLVVFVDGDLYDFTTDYVTGLLGPLLTDPSVAYVKGFYHRPLGTEADGGGRVTELVARPLLNMFWPELAGFVQPLAGEYAGRRDVLESIPFVANYGVEIGHLIDLLELRGLDALAQVDLGHRAHRHQSTQALGRMSGQIMQTLFDRLERYGRLVTAVPPSTLLAQFRRGTSPGVDREIVLTDLTSPQRPPLNSLALRDIA; encoded by the coding sequence ATGCTGCAGGTTTCGCCGGAGATCGGCACCTGGCTCACCCGGCGCAGTGGCAAGGCCGGTGACTGGACCACCCGGGAGCTGGTCGCGGCCAAGCGCGGCACCACGGTGTCCGTCGTCATCCCGGCCCGGAACGAGGAGGCCACCGTCGGCGCGATCGTCGCCGCCATCCGCGACGATCTCCTGGGCACGCTGGTCGACGAGATCCTCGTCGTCGACAGCCACTCGACCGACGCCACCGCCGAGGTCGCCGCGGCGGCGGGAGCGGCCGTCGTCGCCCAGGACTCGGTCTTCCCCATGCTGGAGGGCCTGCCGGGCAAGGGCGAAGCGCTGTGGAAGGGCGTGGCCGCGACCAGCGGTGATCTCGTCGTCTTCGTCGACGGCGACCTGTACGACTTCACCACCGACTACGTCACGGGGCTGCTCGGCCCGCTGCTGACCGACCCATCGGTCGCCTACGTCAAGGGCTTCTACCACCGCCCGCTCGGCACCGAGGCGGACGGCGGCGGCCGGGTCACCGAACTCGTCGCGCGGCCGCTGCTCAACATGTTCTGGCCGGAGCTGGCCGGCTTCGTGCAACCGCTCGCCGGCGAGTACGCCGGCCGCCGGGACGTGCTGGAGAGCATCCCGTTCGTCGCCAACTACGGCGTCGAGATCGGGCACCTCATCGACTTGCTGGAGCTGCGCGGCCTGGACGCGCTCGCCCAGGTCGACCTCGGCCACCGCGCGCACCGCCACCAGAGCACGCAGGCGCTGGGCCGGATGTCCGGCCAGATCATGCAGACGCTCTTCGACCGCCTGGAACGCTACGGCAGGCTGGTCACCGCGGTCCCGCCGTCGACGCTGCTCGCGCAGTTCCGGCGCGGGACGTCGCCGGGCGTCGACCGCGAGATCGTGCTCACCGACCTGACCTCACCGCAGCGCCCGCCCCTGAACAGCCTCGCCCTGCGGGACATCGCGTAG